A single window of Kitasatospora sp. HUAS MG31 DNA harbors:
- a CDS encoding ROK family transcriptional regulator, which yields MTDTTRSRSPLAGTPSLLRAINDRAALELLLAGGPLSRTQIGTLTGLSKPTASQLLARLEAAGLVVPVGTTAGGPGPNAQLYQVNPAAGYVAGLDVTSGHIRVAVADITGVTLAEHLVTTRGRPAADTVRTVAEAVAETVRQAGLPEGCLHQVVIGIGGALDPNSGRLRYATHLPGWHSPRLVPELQEALGTPVTIENDVNLAAIAEQAFGAAAGCEDFVLLWAEEGIGAAIVIAGRLHRGFTGGAGEVGYMPVPGTPVVQDVRRKGSGGFQELAGEPAVLALARQHRITATSAEQAVTLALDAPTGEEFLTELADRLAVGLAVIVSVVDPELLVLSGGTPTAGGERLRELVQASLARIAVPRPEVRSSTVPGSPVLHGALQRALASARDAVFTTH from the coding sequence GTGACCGACACCACCCGTTCCCGTTCGCCGCTGGCCGGCACCCCGAGCCTGCTGCGCGCCATCAACGACCGTGCCGCCCTGGAGCTGCTGCTGGCGGGCGGCCCGCTCTCGCGCACCCAGATCGGCACCCTGACCGGCCTGTCCAAGCCCACCGCCTCCCAGTTGCTGGCCCGCCTGGAGGCGGCCGGCCTGGTCGTCCCGGTGGGCACCACGGCGGGCGGGCCCGGGCCGAACGCGCAGCTGTACCAGGTCAACCCGGCCGCCGGGTACGTCGCCGGGCTGGACGTGACCAGCGGCCACATCCGGGTCGCGGTTGCCGACATCACCGGGGTCACCCTGGCCGAGCACCTGGTGACCACCCGGGGCCGGCCGGCCGCCGACACCGTGCGGACGGTGGCCGAGGCGGTGGCGGAGACCGTCCGGCAGGCCGGACTGCCGGAGGGCTGCCTGCACCAGGTGGTCATCGGGATCGGCGGCGCCCTGGACCCGAACAGCGGCCGGCTGCGGTACGCCACCCACCTGCCCGGCTGGCACTCGCCGCGGCTGGTGCCCGAGCTCCAGGAGGCCCTCGGCACCCCGGTCACCATCGAGAACGACGTCAACCTGGCCGCCATCGCCGAGCAGGCCTTCGGCGCGGCGGCCGGCTGCGAGGACTTCGTCCTGCTCTGGGCCGAGGAGGGCATCGGCGCCGCGATCGTGATCGCCGGCCGGCTGCACCGCGGCTTCACCGGCGGTGCGGGCGAGGTGGGCTACATGCCGGTGCCCGGCACCCCGGTGGTCCAGGACGTCCGGCGCAAGGGTTCCGGCGGCTTCCAGGAACTGGCCGGCGAACCCGCCGTCCTCGCCCTGGCCAGACAGCACCGGATCACCGCCACCAGTGCCGAGCAGGCCGTCACCCTGGCCCTGGACGCCCCCACCGGCGAGGAATTCCTGACCGAGCTGGCCGACCGGCTCGCGGTCGGCCTGGCCGTGATCGTCTCGGTGGTCGACCCCGAGCTGCTGGTGCTCTCCGGCGGCACCCCGACCGCCGGCGGGGAACGGCTGCGCGAGCTGGTCCAGGCGTCGCTGGCCCGGATCGCCGTCCCGCGGCCCGAGGTCCGCAGCTCCACCGTGCCCGGCTCCCCCGTCCTCCACGGCGCGCTCCAGCGCGCCCTCGCCTCCGCCCGGGACGCCGTCTTCACCACCCACTGA
- a CDS encoding HNH endonuclease: MPHVLVLNASYEPLGIVSMRRALILVLNHKAVSLEDSEITLHSATSAVSAPSVVRLTRFVKVPYRGPVPLTRRALFARDHGRCVYCGATATSVDHVIPRSRGGQHRWDNVVAACRRCNHTKADRHLTELGWRMKRPPAAPSGLAWRVIGTGIKDPRWRPYLEPYGGQEQFRDFEHRDHTDHGGTLPAPLGRSHPVRRGERPEPLSA; encoded by the coding sequence GTGCCGCATGTCCTGGTCCTCAACGCGTCGTACGAGCCACTCGGCATCGTGTCGATGCGCCGCGCACTCATCCTGGTCCTCAACCACAAGGCGGTCAGCCTGGAGGACTCGGAGATCACTCTGCACAGCGCCACCAGCGCCGTCTCGGCGCCGTCCGTCGTCCGCCTCACCCGCTTCGTCAAGGTCCCGTACCGCGGGCCCGTCCCCCTCACCCGCCGCGCCCTGTTCGCCAGAGACCACGGGCGCTGCGTGTACTGCGGCGCCACCGCCACCAGCGTCGACCACGTCATCCCGCGCAGCCGGGGCGGCCAGCACCGGTGGGACAACGTGGTCGCCGCCTGCCGGCGCTGCAACCACACCAAGGCCGACCGCCACCTCACCGAACTCGGCTGGCGGATGAAGCGCCCCCCGGCCGCCCCCAGCGGCCTGGCCTGGCGCGTGATCGGCACGGGTATCAAGGACCCGCGCTGGCGGCCCTACCTGGAGCCGTACGGCGGCCAGGAGCAGTTCCGCGACTTCGAGCACCGCGACCATACCGACCACGGGGGCACCCTCCCGGCACCGCTGGGCCGCTCGCACCCCGTCCGCCGCGGAGAGCGCCCCGAACCGCTCTCCGCCTGA
- a CDS encoding ABC transporter substrate-binding protein, with translation MDTQRTPRRRPLTALAGAAACLAVLATGCTGSPAAGGEDGSASGQDVTLTFWHGWSQDNEVKAIDANIAAFEKLHPNIHVKVVGNIADDKSEQALRAGGAEAPDVVSSFTTDNVGKFCAANVWSDLGPLLRKDGIDPAKTFPAAMLAYSRYRDNQCALPLLGDAYGLYYNKTAFAAAGITAPPRTFSEFEAAALKLTVADGDSYRQLGFMPNYHGYETAIAHYLGQYGSTYFGPDGRSTVATDPTVAAALRWQKSLVDKLGGFEKLERYRTGFGDEFSAKNPFTTGQVAMALDGEWRTASLAEDKPAFDWATAPFPVPDGQAASYGRGYQTGTIIGIAKGSRKQTAAWALVKYLTTDTDAVVSFANAIHNVPSTLAALDSPKLEADANFRTFLGIARHPASGTTPASINGGAYQVSLQNLSYEVESGRQTDLAAGLAATAKEIDAAVDQAK, from the coding sequence GTGGACACCCAGCGCACACCCCGCCGCCGCCCGCTCACCGCCCTCGCCGGCGCCGCCGCCTGCCTCGCCGTCCTGGCGACCGGCTGCACCGGCTCCCCCGCGGCCGGCGGCGAGGACGGATCCGCCTCCGGACAGGACGTCACCCTCACCTTCTGGCACGGCTGGAGCCAGGACAACGAGGTGAAGGCGATCGACGCCAACATCGCCGCCTTCGAGAAGCTGCACCCCAACATCCACGTCAAGGTGGTCGGCAACATCGCCGACGACAAGAGCGAGCAGGCGCTGCGGGCCGGCGGCGCCGAGGCCCCCGACGTGGTCTCCTCCTTCACCACCGACAACGTCGGCAAGTTCTGCGCCGCGAACGTGTGGAGCGACCTCGGCCCGCTGCTGCGCAAGGACGGCATCGACCCGGCGAAGACCTTCCCCGCCGCGATGCTCGCCTACAGCCGGTACCGCGACAACCAGTGCGCCCTGCCGCTGCTCGGCGACGCGTACGGCCTGTACTACAACAAGACCGCCTTCGCCGCCGCCGGGATCACCGCCCCGCCGCGGACCTTCAGCGAGTTCGAGGCCGCCGCCCTCAAACTGACCGTCGCCGACGGCGACTCGTACCGGCAACTCGGCTTCATGCCGAACTACCACGGCTACGAGACCGCCATCGCCCACTACCTCGGCCAGTACGGCTCCACCTACTTCGGCCCGGACGGCCGGTCCACCGTGGCCACCGACCCCACGGTGGCCGCGGCACTGCGCTGGCAGAAGTCCCTGGTGGACAAGCTCGGCGGGTTCGAGAAGCTGGAGCGCTACCGCACCGGCTTCGGCGACGAGTTCAGCGCCAAGAACCCCTTCACCACCGGCCAGGTGGCGATGGCCCTGGACGGCGAGTGGCGGACCGCCTCGCTCGCCGAGGACAAGCCGGCCTTCGACTGGGCCACCGCGCCCTTCCCCGTCCCGGACGGCCAGGCCGCCAGCTACGGCCGCGGCTACCAGACCGGCACCATCATCGGCATCGCCAAGGGCAGCCGGAAGCAGACCGCCGCCTGGGCCCTGGTCAAGTACCTCACCACCGACACCGACGCGGTGGTCTCCTTCGCCAACGCCATCCACAACGTGCCCAGCACCCTCGCCGCCCTGGACTCCCCGAAGCTGGAGGCCGACGCCAACTTCCGCACCTTCCTGGGCATCGCCAGGCACCCCGCCTCCGGCACCACCCCCGCCTCGATCAACGGCGGCGCCTACCAGGTCTCCCTGCAGAACCTGAGCTACGAGGTGGAGTCCGGCCGGCAGACCGACCTCGCCGCCGGGCTGGCCGCCACGGCCAAGGAGATCGACGCGGCCGTCGACCAGGCGAAGTGA
- a CDS encoding mechanosensitive ion channel family protein, with protein sequence MLRSGAVGLLAEETPQPSPLTDLRLPTSADEVSSTTREAASWLDANWQGWVEGALRIMFIVVLALVLRAVVRKLIDKLIARMGRPSEADVELSRFGGLLANSGVVNTERRQQRSEAIGSVLRSVASFSIMGTASLMVLAALGVNLAPLLASAGVAGVAIGFGARNLVTDFLSGVFMIMEDQYGVGDEIDTGVATGTVLEVGLRVTKLRGTGGEIWYIRNGEVKRIANMSQGWGTATVDVQVGYREDLERVQALIEETAEQLAKESPFDEVIWGPVKVLGVESVATDSVVLRIEARCTPGHAAEVARTLRMRLKAAFDLAGVKLKEDAAAAAAGTAAAPIAAVVEIAAPSALADPASPTAMAAKPIPAQSAE encoded by the coding sequence GTGCTCCGGTCCGGTGCCGTCGGCCTGCTCGCCGAAGAAACCCCCCAACCCTCCCCCCTGACCGATCTCCGGCTGCCGACCAGCGCCGACGAGGTGAGCAGTACCACGCGGGAGGCGGCCAGCTGGCTGGACGCCAACTGGCAGGGCTGGGTCGAGGGCGCCCTGCGGATCATGTTCATCGTGGTCCTGGCCCTGGTGCTGCGGGCGGTGGTCCGCAAGCTCATCGACAAGCTGATCGCGCGGATGGGCCGGCCCTCGGAGGCCGATGTCGAGCTGAGCCGGTTCGGCGGCCTGCTGGCCAACAGCGGGGTGGTGAACACCGAGCGCCGGCAGCAGCGCTCGGAGGCGATCGGCTCGGTGCTGCGCAGCGTGGCCTCGTTCTCGATCATGGGCACGGCCTCGCTGATGGTACTGGCCGCGCTGGGGGTGAACCTGGCTCCGCTGCTGGCCAGTGCCGGTGTGGCCGGTGTGGCGATCGGTTTCGGCGCGCGGAACCTGGTGACCGACTTCCTCTCCGGCGTTTTCATGATCATGGAGGACCAGTACGGCGTCGGCGACGAGATCGACACCGGGGTGGCCACCGGCACGGTGCTGGAGGTGGGCCTGCGGGTCACCAAGCTGCGCGGTACGGGCGGCGAGATCTGGTACATCCGCAACGGCGAGGTGAAGCGGATCGCCAACATGAGCCAGGGCTGGGGCACCGCCACGGTGGACGTCCAGGTCGGCTACCGGGAGGACCTGGAGCGGGTCCAGGCGCTGATCGAGGAGACCGCGGAGCAGCTGGCCAAGGAGTCCCCGTTCGACGAGGTGATCTGGGGTCCGGTGAAGGTGCTGGGCGTGGAGTCGGTGGCCACCGACTCGGTGGTGCTGCGGATCGAGGCCCGCTGCACGCCGGGGCATGCGGCGGAGGTGGCGCGGACGCTGCGGATGCGGCTGAAGGCGGCCTTCGACCTGGCCGGGGTGAAGCTCAAGGAGGACGCCGCCGCGGCCGCCGCGGGCACGGCCGCCGCGCCGATCGCCGCGGTGGTGGAGATCGCCGCGCCGTCGGCGCTGGCCGATCCGGCCTCGCCCACGGCGATGGCGGCCAAGCCGATCCCGGCGCAGTCCGCGGAGTAG
- a CDS encoding beta-N-acetylglucosaminidase domain-containing protein: MQARVSVAAGRRLRQQMVQSAALREVLAHPAALAARRTAARTARQLAPKAADRFIADIKGTEPLLASVRAERRHGRRSGTLQLAATLSAAAVVGGLLVSAPGYAAPIGDQRAVSATLNDALPLGSVSDPHLYPRPQAMRTAGQPVGLPRTVTVVESPGADAPAVDALRQLLGSAGVAEVLHASGSQAPAAGSLVVYVGGPRGVAGTPAEKVLADLATAAGEPDPAALTPAGLPSGGYVLASGLLPVPGGTGSYGAVVLAGTDGTGTFYAVQSLRQLLAALPPGPGQETGKGFPGVTVRDWPSGAPVRGTAETFYGTPWTADQRLSLIDFLGRTKQNYFLYAPGGDPYRLSRWREAYPAKQLDELRRLTARARANHVTPAYAIDPGQSFCFSSGKDLDALTAKLEALRSAGFEAFQLQFLGVSYDEWHCSGDRKAYGSGPAAAAKAQAELVTRVRERLAAKGRPVQLSVQPTEYQKQGATPYRTTLAAALPGDVQVVWSGGSVIAEQISGGQITDTAGLFGRPLMTLDSYPVNDSTPDRLYLGGYAGRDPEVAKRSAVLLSAAMSQPVASRIPLATAADFGWQPDGYQAADSWRSALRSLADSDAELAALTALAGNSSSSPLAKEESGYLAPQLERFWTTLEPTSGVAPDLAKLHEAAAPAREAFGAMADARRVLATDPIAAEAGPWLDRLATYGRAGQAAVDMLLAQRGGDGTAAWQARVELRRLREQLDRTPVTVGAGVLDAFLERALKSADTWSGMTAGGATATTTLGTAQDHVPGLMTDGAADTFYWSAAPPQPGDAVGLDLGASRPLGTVTVLMGSWGDGPDAASAAEDYLHDGVLEYTTGSGGWQQLARVHDQKSVSVTAPAGVSAKAVRLRATGGQKTAVAVREFTVSAPGDTPAQVSAPPALPGSSAAAVLDGDPDTAYRAAAAPGAFDAPLVVDLGAARPLDRVTVLTDPTVRAAATAQVRGADGTWTPIGTVRPGYNELPVGGRAADAIRLVWAAGGEPPVVNQIIPWYADTPVARMTLADPTVDVVAGQAVPVQARAVLEAVRPDGLTGELKAEVPGVAKGLSVVPAGAVAVPRGGRVSAPVAVAAAADTPSGTYQVPLTFTVGGMTVRQVLQVHVVPPTGGPDLASTAVASSSADETPAFPASAVADGDPRTRWSSPAVDDAWVQLRLPKPVRLGSAVLHWQSAYASAYRVQASADGVTWTTVATVEDGRGGHETVRFDAPDTRFLRVQGVSRATKYGYSLFGVELYAVTAP, from the coding sequence GTGCAGGCGCGTGTGTCGGTGGCCGCCGGGCGGCGGCTGAGGCAGCAGATGGTGCAGAGCGCGGCCCTCCGCGAGGTGCTGGCCCACCCGGCCGCCCTGGCCGCCCGCCGGACCGCCGCGCGGACCGCGCGTCAGCTCGCGCCCAAGGCCGCCGACCGCTTCATCGCCGACATCAAGGGCACCGAACCGCTGCTGGCCTCGGTCCGCGCCGAGCGCCGCCACGGCCGCCGCTCCGGCACCCTGCAGCTGGCCGCCACGCTCTCCGCCGCCGCCGTGGTCGGCGGCCTGCTGGTGAGCGCCCCCGGGTACGCGGCGCCGATCGGCGACCAGCGCGCGGTCAGCGCCACCCTCAACGACGCCCTCCCGCTCGGCTCGGTGAGCGACCCCCACCTGTACCCGCGCCCGCAGGCGATGCGGACCGCCGGCCAGCCGGTCGGCCTCCCGCGGACCGTGACCGTGGTGGAGTCCCCCGGCGCGGACGCCCCGGCCGTGGACGCGCTGCGGCAGCTGCTCGGCTCGGCCGGCGTGGCCGAGGTGCTCCACGCCTCCGGTTCCCAGGCACCCGCGGCCGGCTCGCTGGTGGTGTACGTGGGCGGCCCGCGCGGGGTCGCGGGCACCCCCGCCGAGAAGGTGCTCGCCGACCTGGCGACCGCCGCCGGCGAGCCGGACCCGGCCGCCCTCACCCCGGCCGGCCTGCCCTCCGGCGGCTACGTGCTGGCCTCCGGCCTGCTCCCGGTGCCCGGCGGCACGGGCAGCTACGGCGCGGTGGTCCTGGCGGGCACGGACGGCACCGGCACCTTCTACGCGGTGCAGAGCCTGCGCCAGCTGCTCGCCGCCCTGCCGCCCGGCCCCGGCCAGGAGACCGGCAAGGGCTTCCCCGGCGTGACCGTCCGCGACTGGCCGAGCGGCGCCCCGGTGCGCGGCACCGCCGAGACCTTCTACGGCACCCCGTGGACCGCGGACCAGCGCCTGTCGCTGATCGACTTCCTGGGCCGCACCAAGCAGAACTACTTCCTCTACGCCCCCGGCGGCGACCCGTACCGGCTCTCCCGCTGGCGCGAGGCGTACCCGGCGAAGCAGCTGGACGAGCTGCGGCGGCTGACCGCCCGGGCCCGGGCGAACCACGTCACGCCGGCCTACGCGATCGACCCCGGGCAGTCGTTCTGCTTCAGCTCCGGCAAGGACCTGGACGCCCTGACCGCCAAGCTGGAGGCGCTCCGCTCGGCCGGCTTCGAGGCGTTCCAGCTGCAGTTCCTCGGCGTCAGCTACGACGAGTGGCACTGCTCGGGCGACCGCAAGGCGTACGGCAGCGGGCCGGCCGCGGCCGCCAAGGCGCAGGCCGAGCTGGTGACCCGGGTCCGCGAGCGGCTCGCCGCGAAGGGCCGCCCGGTGCAGCTGTCGGTCCAGCCGACCGAGTACCAGAAGCAGGGCGCGACGCCGTACCGGACGACGCTGGCGGCGGCACTGCCGGGGGACGTCCAGGTGGTCTGGAGCGGCGGCTCGGTGATCGCGGAGCAGATCTCGGGCGGTCAGATCACGGACACCGCCGGGCTGTTCGGGCGACCGCTGATGACCCTGGACAGCTACCCGGTCAACGACTCCACCCCGGACCGGCTCTACCTGGGCGGCTACGCGGGCCGCGACCCGGAGGTGGCCAAGCGGTCGGCGGTGCTGCTGTCGGCGGCGATGAGCCAGCCGGTGGCCTCCCGGATCCCGCTGGCCACGGCCGCGGACTTCGGCTGGCAGCCGGACGGCTACCAGGCGGCCGACTCCTGGCGCTCGGCGCTGCGCTCGCTGGCCGACAGCGACGCGGAGCTCGCCGCGCTCACCGCGCTGGCCGGCAACAGCTCCTCCTCGCCGCTGGCCAAGGAGGAGTCCGGCTACCTGGCGCCGCAGCTGGAGCGGTTCTGGACCACGCTGGAGCCGACCTCCGGGGTGGCCCCCGACCTGGCGAAGCTGCACGAGGCCGCCGCGCCGGCCCGCGAGGCCTTCGGCGCGATGGCCGACGCCCGGCGGGTGCTGGCCACCGACCCGATCGCGGCCGAGGCCGGCCCCTGGCTGGACCGGCTGGCCACCTACGGCCGGGCCGGGCAGGCCGCGGTGGACATGCTGCTGGCCCAGCGCGGCGGGGACGGCACGGCCGCCTGGCAGGCCCGGGTGGAGCTGCGCCGGCTGCGTGAGCAGCTGGACCGGACGCCGGTGACGGTCGGCGCCGGGGTGCTGGACGCCTTCCTGGAGCGGGCGCTGAAGTCCGCCGACACCTGGTCCGGGATGACCGCGGGCGGGGCGACCGCGACCACCACCCTGGGCACCGCGCAGGACCACGTGCCCGGCCTGATGACCGACGGCGCCGCCGACACCTTCTACTGGAGCGCGGCCCCGCCGCAGCCGGGCGACGCGGTCGGCCTGGACCTGGGCGCCTCCCGCCCGCTCGGCACGGTCACCGTGCTGATGGGCTCCTGGGGCGACGGCCCGGACGCGGCCAGCGCGGCCGAGGACTACCTGCACGACGGTGTGCTGGAGTACACCACCGGCAGCGGCGGCTGGCAGCAGCTGGCCCGGGTGCACGACCAGAAGAGCGTCTCGGTGACCGCCCCGGCCGGGGTGAGCGCCAAGGCCGTCCGGCTGCGGGCCACCGGCGGGCAGAAGACCGCGGTCGCGGTGCGCGAGTTCACGGTGTCCGCGCCCGGCGACACCCCGGCGCAGGTGAGCGCCCCGCCGGCGCTGCCCGGCTCCTCCGCCGCCGCGGTGCTGGACGGCGACCCGGACACCGCGTACCGGGCGGCGGCCGCCCCGGGGGCCTTCGACGCCCCGCTGGTGGTGGACCTGGGCGCGGCCCGTCCGCTGGACCGGGTGACCGTGCTGACCGACCCGACCGTCCGGGCCGCCGCGACCGCGCAGGTGCGCGGGGCCGACGGCACCTGGACGCCGATCGGCACGGTCCGGCCGGGCTACAACGAGCTGCCGGTGGGCGGCCGGGCGGCGGACGCGATCCGGCTGGTCTGGGCGGCGGGCGGCGAGCCGCCGGTGGTCAACCAGATCATCCCCTGGTACGCCGACACGCCGGTGGCCCGGATGACCCTCGCCGACCCGACCGTGGACGTGGTGGCCGGCCAGGCCGTGCCCGTGCAGGCCAGGGCGGTGCTGGAGGCCGTCCGGCCGGACGGCCTGACCGGCGAGCTGAAGGCCGAGGTGCCGGGGGTGGCCAAGGGCCTGTCGGTGGTGCCGGCCGGTGCCGTCGCGGTGCCCCGCGGCGGCCGGGTGAGCGCCCCGGTGGCGGTCGCCGCGGCGGCCGACACCCCGTCGGGCACGTACCAGGTGCCGCTGACCTTCACGGTGGGCGGGATGACGGTCCGCCAGGTGCTCCAGGTGCACGTGGTGCCGCCGACCGGCGGGCCGGACCTGGCGTCGACCGCGGTGGCGAGCTCCTCGGCCGACGAGACGCCGGCCTTCCCGGCCTCGGCGGTGGCCGACGGCGACCCGAGGACCCGCTGGTCCTCGCCGGCGGTGGACGACGCCTGGGTGCAGCTGCGGCTGCCGAAGCCGGTCCGGCTGGGCTCGGCGGTGCTGCACTGGCAGAGCGCCTACGCCTCCGCGTACCGGGTGCAGGCCTCGGCGGACGGGGTCACCTGGACCACGGTCGCCACGGTGGAGGACGGGCGCGGCGGCCATGAGACGGTCCGCTTCGACGCGCCGGACACCCGGTTCCTGCGGGTGCAGGGCGTCAGCCGGGCCACCAAGTACGGGTACTCGCTCTTCGGCGTGGAGCTGTACGCGGTCACGGCGCCCTGA
- a CDS encoding carbohydrate ABC transporter permease — MALPLPSAPAALRRRRRREHARTLAFLSPWLIGFGVFFAYPLVSTVYFSFMRYDGFTAPTFAGLRNWDYVLTRYPFFWQGLGNTLWLVAVMVTLRVAFGLGIGLLITKVKTGAGLFRTAFYLPYLAPPVAATMAFAFLLNPGTGPVNHLLGELGLPQPGWFTDPAWSKPALTLLAMWGVGDLMVIFMAALLDVPREQYEAAELDGAGPWQRFRYVTLPAISPIVLFAVVTGVIQTMQYYTQAIVAGKVASGVIGGSGQQFEPGYPHGSTWTLPQMVYSLGFQRFDTGSACVVAVILFALSMAFTSVLLRRRSGLLGED; from the coding sequence ATGGCCCTTCCGCTCCCCTCCGCCCCGGCCGCGCTGCGCCGCAGACGCCGCCGGGAGCACGCCCGCACCCTGGCGTTCCTCTCCCCCTGGCTGATCGGCTTCGGCGTCTTCTTCGCCTACCCGCTGGTCTCCACCGTCTACTTCTCCTTCATGCGGTACGACGGCTTCACCGCCCCGACCTTCGCCGGACTCCGCAACTGGGACTACGTCCTCACCCGGTACCCGTTCTTCTGGCAGGGGCTCGGCAACACCCTGTGGCTGGTGGCCGTGATGGTCACCCTGCGGGTCGCCTTCGGGCTCGGCATCGGCCTGCTGATCACCAAGGTGAAGACCGGCGCCGGCCTCTTCCGAACCGCCTTCTACCTGCCGTACCTGGCCCCGCCGGTGGCCGCCACGATGGCCTTCGCCTTCCTGCTCAACCCCGGTACCGGCCCGGTCAACCACCTGCTCGGCGAACTCGGCCTGCCGCAGCCCGGCTGGTTCACCGACCCCGCCTGGTCCAAGCCCGCGCTCACCCTGCTGGCCATGTGGGGCGTCGGCGACCTGATGGTGATCTTCATGGCCGCGCTGCTGGACGTGCCGCGCGAGCAGTACGAGGCCGCCGAGCTGGACGGCGCGGGGCCCTGGCAGCGGTTCCGGTACGTGACCCTGCCCGCGATCTCGCCGATCGTGCTGTTCGCCGTGGTCACCGGCGTGATCCAGACCATGCAGTACTACACCCAGGCGATCGTGGCCGGGAAGGTCGCCAGCGGCGTCATCGGCGGCTCCGGCCAGCAGTTCGAGCCCGGCTACCCGCACGGCTCCACCTGGACCCTGCCGCAGATGGTCTACAGCCTCGGCTTCCAGCGGTTCGACACCGGCTCGGCCTGCGTGGTCGCGGTGATCCTGTTCGCCCT
- a CDS encoding HAD family hydrolase — MPEPIAAVSFDADDTLWDFASGWRPAMEHSARLLGDHHTPEELEEIRNETAAAMPGAGLGAIRRAAFAESLRRIGEPHPDRAERIYREFLRVRAERTELFPETRSVLERLAAARIPLAVTTNGTADLAWFGLHEVFPVVVRGGDCGVSKPDPGIYLVTAGRLGLPPGRVLHVGDHPVEDLAAARAAGLQALLLDRAGAPAESAIGSLEAVADLLGA; from the coding sequence GTGCCCGAGCCCATCGCGGCCGTGTCCTTCGACGCCGACGACACCCTGTGGGACTTCGCGTCCGGCTGGCGGCCCGCCATGGAGCACAGCGCCCGCCTGCTCGGCGATCACCACACCCCCGAGGAGCTGGAGGAGATCCGCAACGAGACCGCCGCCGCGATGCCCGGTGCCGGCCTCGGTGCGATCCGCCGGGCCGCCTTCGCCGAGAGCCTGCGCCGGATCGGCGAGCCGCACCCCGACCGGGCCGAGCGGATCTACCGGGAGTTCCTGCGGGTCCGCGCGGAGCGGACCGAGCTGTTCCCGGAGACCCGGTCCGTGCTGGAACGGCTGGCCGCCGCCCGCATCCCGCTGGCGGTCACCACCAACGGCACCGCCGACCTGGCCTGGTTCGGCCTCCACGAGGTGTTCCCCGTGGTGGTCCGGGGCGGCGACTGCGGGGTGAGCAAGCCCGACCCCGGCATCTACCTGGTCACCGCCGGCCGGCTCGGCCTGCCGCCCGGGCGGGTGCTGCACGTCGGAGACCACCCGGTGGAGGACCTGGCCGCGGCCCGGGCGGCCGGCCTCCAGGCGCTGCTGCTCGACCGGGCCGGGGCCCCTGCCGAGAGCGCGATCGGCTCGCTGGAGGCCGTCGCGGACCTGCTCGGCGCCTGA